Sequence from the Methanobrevibacter arboriphilus genome:
AGATATTCTCCTTTCCCAATCAATTTTGCCATTTATCTTTTCCCCAATAATATCTAAATCATTTTTAAAGTAATCTATGTCTTCATCTACAAGAACATTATGTAAAACCACATCTCCAATTTTTTCAGCATGTATTACTTCAATTTTTTTTCCTTTAATTGTTAAATAGCCAATATCAGAAGGTTGACCTCCTCCTTCAGGATAAAATGCAGTTTGATCCAATATAATAGAAAATTGATTTTTTTTATCAATATTTGAACTATTATCTTCTTTGTTATCTTCTTGGTTATCTTCTTGGTTATTTTCTTTCTTGTCTTCATTATTATAATTCTTATTATAATTTTTTTCGACGATATCCAATATTTCAGCTTCAAAATTAGAAATATGAAAATCATCATAGAACAATAGGTCTGTTGGAGGATAATCAAGTTTTAATTCTGAACCACTAATAATTCCTTCCTCACTGTGTTGATTAGCTACTAAAGTAAAGAAGTTATCAGGAATATTTACTTTAAATTCATTTTCATCATAAATACTCTCTGCTATTTCTTTAACAGTTTCAGGAGGCATTCCATGAGCATCATAAAGATCAATTAAAGTTTCAACAGGCATTAAATCCTTATTTTGCTTCTTTAAATTTTTAATTGTTCTTTTGACTATCCTATTACCTTTATCAATAGTTTTAGCATATCTCTCTTCTTCAAGAGAAATAATATTCATAATATGATCATGACTATCCTTAATTTCAGGATAAAACTTTGATAAAAAGTCAAGCTGAATTTCCATAATATAAGAAAGAGATTCTTTCATTTCAAGCTCTTTCATAAATCTAATTGTTCGACGCAACACAAGTCTTGCAAGATAACCTTCTTTAACATTAGAAGGAATAATTCCATCAGCCAACATAAAAGCAAGGCATCTAGTATGATCAGCTATGACATAAATGGCTTCCATAGGTTCAGTAGATTTAAGAAGCTCATCAATAGATATATTAAGCTTATTAGCTACTTTTTCACGAAGTGAACGGATATCAGCAAAAGTTTCTATATCCATCATACCAGCTATTTGAGCATTTTCAGCTAAAATATTCTCGTCAACATCAATATTAGTAATACTTTTAAGTTTATCTATAACAGGAGTAAAACAAGCATCATAAGCAGTAGGAGTTCCTTGGCTAATCCATGCAAAACGTTCTAATCCATAACCAGTATCAACTGTTTTAATAGGAATTTCTTCTTTATCCCCATTTGGAAGAATTTTATATTGCATGAAAACAAGAGTAGCTAACTCTACACCACGAACACACACCTCATAACAAGGTCCAGCATTTCCACCGCCTTCCCACCAAGATTCAATGAATGTAATTTCAGCTGGATCGATTCCAATACTTGCTATAAAATCATGACAAAGTTTAACAGTATTATCTTTCCAATAAATTTTATTATCCAAACTATTAAACGCATGATGAGCTCCCATTGTAAAACAAGTCATATGCCTACCAGTTCTTCCAACATTATCAACATCATTTAAACGAATAGATGGTTGAGCAATTACAAGCGGATTGGCTGGAGGTTCAACTAAACCTGAAGTTACCCATGGTTGGAAGTCATAAATAGAAGCTCCAACTAAGAATACATCATCCCTCCATCTTTTAGCTAAAACTGGATAGCGGGAAACTTGAGTGTGTCCATTTTTTTCAAAAAATTCTCTAAAAGATTTTTGAATTTCAAAAAGATCATAACCCTTTTCAGTTGCAGGGTTTCCAATAAACTCATACTCATCACAAGGAGCATCTCCACAAGTAGAACGTTCTGGAATAGACCAAAACTCATTTCCACATGTTTCACACTTTTGTTTAGTAAATCCTAATTCTTTAAATATTTCAGTCATAAATATCAGTTAAAAAAATTTTTAATAAAATAATAAATAAATTATACAATAAAATAATAAATAATTTAGCTAATTCTATAATAATAAAATATTATGTTCAATTGAGTTAATAAAATTTATCTAAAATATAATAGAATTAACTAAATAATAATTTTAAATAAAATCAAAAAAATTAAGTTTTTAAAGAAAAATTAAAAAATTAAAATTTCCTTTTAATATTAAATCCAAACAATCCAAGTAATACTATTAAAGTAACCAATGGAAAGTAAGGAATTCCAGTAGTTTTCATTTCAGCAAAACTTGTAGTTTTCACTTGATTTAAACTATCACTAACACTTTTAGAATGATTTTTAGAATCATTTTTAGAATCACTAAAAGAAGTAATACCCATTTTAGAAGTAGCAGCTAAATAAGAGGCATATTTTGTATTTTGCATTAAAAATGGATAGTTATCAAAAAGGTCAGCTAATTCAGCTAGCCTAGTATCTCTTTCTGAAGTTAAATTCATGTATTTTTCTAATTCTATAAATAAATTATCTTCAAGAAGAGATATAAAATAATCTACATCAGTGAAATTCTCAGAAGGATATTCTGATTTAATAGATTCTAATAATTTCTTCAATTCAATTAAAGTTACATTAACATTATTAATATTAACATCATTTAAACTCAATAACAATTTATTGAATTCCGTTTTATTAGTAATATTATTTATAGCGTCATAAAGAGTGGATATAGATAATAATGTATTGTTGTTTCTTGATAATTCCATTTCTTGAATCAATATATCAAGATTATCTATTTCTTCCATTAAAGCATCGCGTTTTGTAAATAGTTCTGTTAGCTCTTCATCAGTTAAGTTAAATTGATCTAAATCTATAAAATATGTAACTCCATTCCATTCCCACTCATAATAATTGGAATAATCATCCCAATCCTCAAAATCATCCAAATAATCAGAATCATCCCAATCCTCAAAATCATCCAAATAATCAGAATCATCCCAATCCTCAAAATCATCCAAATAATCAGAATCATCCCAATCCTCAAAATCATCCAAATAATCAGAATCATCCCAATCCTCAAAATCATCCAAATAATCAGAATCATCCCAATCCTCAAAATCATCCAAATAATCAGAATCATCCCAATCCTCAAAATCATCCAAATAATCAGAATCATCCCAATCCTCAAAATCATCCAAATAATCAGAATCATCCCAATCCTCAAAATCATCTAAATTATCTGAATCATCTAAATCATGTTCAATATCTTCTTCAAAATATAAAAATTTAGTTAAAGTTAAATCTTTAATACTATCATTACTATCTGTTGAATTATTAGCACATACCCCACTCATTAAGCCAAAGGTTAATATAAATAGAAGAATAGATGCTCCAACTATTTTCATTAATTTATTTTTAAACACTTAAAATCCCTCATTTTTAAATGAAAGTGTAATTTTTTTGATTTGAAAAAATCCGCATTATTTACACTTTCTTTTATTTATAATATAATAAATAGTTCAAAATTAATAAATAGAACCATAAAATAATAAAAGAAGTAAATAGCTAATTAATACAAAGTTCACACTAAGTAATAATATTTAGCTATTAACACACTGTTTTAAAAAGAGTTTAAGTGTTCTTTGCAATTATCATGATTTTTCATGAAAATTTTTATGAAGAATAGAATAGTTAAAGTTGGTCTTTCGTCCGACTGAAAATCAAAAATAACTGAATTATCATTATTATCAATCTTAATGAAATTAATATTGGATAATTCTTTTATAATATTATTAAAACTATTAAAACCATTTCCATTGAAATGTGAGCTTGAAATTAAAAATACATCATTATAACTTACATTATTTATGATAGCATTAAAATAATCATAATAATTAAAATTAGGATCATAATTTTGAAAAATAAAATAAGAATTATTAAAATCAATATTACTCAAATTAGTAGAACCCTTTAATTCGTCTGTTTTATCTATATTATCTATATTTTCTGACTTATTCAACAGATCATGATTGTTTTTATTTTTATAATTGTTATTGAGATGATTATCTGCGTAATAATCAGATTCATCATTTAAATAACCAGCAAGTGTAGCATTTGAAGCTGAACTTTTAGCTTTATTATGATTTAACTGATTAATGTTAGAACTATCTGCTAAATTTATTACATCACTTGTATCATTAGAACTTTCAGAATTGTTAGTTTCATTCGAATTTTGGATAGAATCATTAGAAAAATTTAAATTATTCTTCAAAGAAATATTGCTTTGATTTAAATCATTAGAAAAAGAAATATTATCGCTATTTGTAATAATATCATTACTAAATCCATATACATTGTCTATAGAAAAAGAAAACATTAAAAATAATAAGAAGAAACTTAGTAAAGTAAAAAATAATACTCCTTTTTTATCATTTCTTTGTTTTTTAGTGTTCATATAATCATATATTTTTTATAGATAATTAATTGACATTTTATACGAATATTATATTTCAAATTATTATATTACTAATTATAAAATTAATATTATATAAATCTATTTAAAACATAAAAAATGAACATTGCTAAATTAAAATAATAGAGTAAAATAAGCTATAAAAAAAATAAAATAAAAAATAAAGTAAAAAAGAAAAAATAAGGATAAATGCTTATCTTATTATCCGAATAAAGCACCTAATCCAGCGGCTGCTTCTTCTTCAGCAGCTTCTTCTTCCTCTTCTTCTTCCTCTTCTTCAGCTTCTTCTTCAGCTGCAGGAGCTGCTTCGGTAGCTGCTGCAGGAGCTGCTGCCATAGCAGTAGTTGCAATAGCTTCTTCAATATCCACATCTTCTAAAGCTGCAATTAATGCTTTGACTCTAGCATCGTCTGCTTCAATTCCTGCTGCTTCAATAATACTTTTAACATTTTCTTCATTAATATCTTTATCTGCGCTGTGCAAAATCATTGCTGCGTATATATATTCCATGTTTTCACCTTATATTTAATTATATTTAAATTTTAATTTAAATTTTTTATTTAAATTTTTAGTAGATTAAATCTAACAAATTGGTTGAATTAATTAAAAACTATAAAATTTTGATTTGAAAATTATCATCTATTAACCAAAGAGAGCTCCAAGGCCAGCAGCTGCTTCTTCTTCTTCAGCTTCTTCCTCTTTCTCTTCTTCTTCATCCTCATCTTCATCATCTGCTTGGTTAGTTTCTTCAACTACAGCTGCAGCAACAGAAACATTAGATAACTTTTCAATGAGTTCCTCATCAAGCGCACCTTCTTCATCAGCTATTGCACTAGCTAAAGACAACATTTTAGCATTTGCAAGAGCAATTAAAGGTTCGGTTGTTTCAGATGTAAGTATTGATGCATTCATAGCTAAGTTAACTGACTTGCTATTTGCATTTTGGATAATAGCAACAATAGTTTCTTTAGTAGGTATTCCAGCATTAACAGAAAGGTTAAATGCTTGTGAGAACGCACTTTGAACATCGGCCAAAGTTTTCTCTTCATCAATAGTTAACAAATCAGAAGTATAAACAGACTCTTCTTCATAAGCTGCTTGTAAATCGATTCCTACTTCCATAGGTTGAATATCAAGTCTTGTTAACATACTAGCAACTTGTTTAGAAACAACTTCACCAGCTTCAACAACAACATGATCTTTAGAAACTATAATTTTACCTTTATCAATCTTAGCAGGTATTCCCACTTGTTGCAATTCACCGAGTAATGGGCCTGGTTCAAATCCAGTATCCCCTTCAGGTACAACAATATCAGAATCAGGAATATTTCCTTCCTTAGCAGGAGCAGAAGTTTTACTATCTTCTAATATTTTGAACAGCTTGAAAGGGTTCATATCAGTGAATACAATTGCAGGTTGACCATCCATGTAATTAGAAAGACCAATAATATTTTCTTTTTTGTCATTACAGTCTTTAAAGGCTAAATCAATTAAATTCTTTTTAGACATTCTGATAATAGCTTTGCCTTTTAAAGATTGTCTCATCTTTTGAAGCTGTCTTGCAGGTATATTAAGCAAATTAACTATACCTATTACTTCATAAGAATCAATCAAACCCTTAAGTTCTTTAACCTCTTCTTTTTTCCATTCAGCAACGTGAGCCATCTTAAATCACCCTCACTACTGAACCCATTGTTGTTTTAACAAACATGGATTTAACTTGGTTTCTTCCTTTCTCTAAATTGCGGTCTAAGACTGTGAGAATTGCCTCGATATTTTCAGCTATTTGCTCGTCACTCATATCTTGAGTTCCGACTAAAGTTTGAATACTTGGTTGGTCTTTAACACCTATTTTAACAGTACTTTGTAACCTTTGAATTAAAGGTTCTGCTTTAGCATTAGCAGGAACTGGTTTAGGCATTTTTTTCCTCGGACCTAAAACTGGTCCTAAGAATCTACCAACAAGTGGCATCATATCAGCTTGAGCTACGAAAAAGTCATGTGCATTAGCTACTTTTTTAGCTTGTTTTCTGTCTTTTCCATACTCTTCTAAATCTGCTTTAGTCACAACAAGATCGATACCAGCATTTTTAGCTTGAACTGCTAATTCCCCATCTGCGATAAAGCCTATTTTAACATCTTTACCACGTCCATTAGGGAGAGCAACTTCTTCATCAAACCGATTTTCTGGTTTTTTGACATCCAAATCTTTGATGTTAATAATAACATCAATAGATTGTGTGAAGTTTCTCGGCTTAGACTCATCTTTTGCCTTCTTCACCGCTTCCATAATCTCTTGTGTCATATAAATCCTCCATGAACTTAAGTCCATTATTGGATATTTTTTGGCTTCATGATCAACTGAAAATCAATAAAATTCTAGTAATTAACCTAAATATAATTAAATACATCATATATTGATTTAATCAATTGTATGAACTTAATGTATCAATCACTAAAAATATTAAAAATTAAAATTATATAGTAATATCATCTACATTTAATAATTTTAAAAATATAATTTAAAAGCTAATTTAAAACCTAATTTAAAAGCTTAATAAATTAAAAAACTAATTGATTATTCTGCAAGAATACTATCATATTCCCCAGCATCAACAGCTTTTTGTGCTTCTCTTGGGTCTTTACCATCTACAGTAATTCCCATACTTACACAAGTCCCCATTACTTCTTTAGCACCATGTTTATAATCATTAGCTAAAATTGTATCGAACTTCATTCTAGCTATTTTTAAAGCTTGTTCAACTGATAAATCAGCAACTTTGTCTAAACCTGGGTCTTGAGAAGCTTTTTCAAGTTTTAACTCATCCATAATAAGGGCTGTAGTTGGCGGAGTACCAATTTCTATTTCAAAATCTTTAGTATCACTATCAATGATTACTTTAACTGGTACTTTCATCCCTTCAAAATCAGCACTTTTTTTGTTAATTTCCTCAACAACTTGCATCATATTAATTCCGAAAGGACCTATAGCTGGACCAAGAGGTGGTCCTGGAGTTGCACTTCCCCCTTCTATAAGAATTTCAACAGTATCTTTAGCCATTAGTCAGCCTCCTTTTGTATAATTCTAATTTGATCTCCTTTAACAGTTACAGGAATTGGAACCGCAGCTTCGATTAGCTCAAGAACAACTTCTTCACGAGATTCATCAATACGAACCACTTTAGCCCTTTCTCCTTTGAAAGGACCAGATATAAGCTCTACAATACTTCCTTTTTGAATAGAAGATATAATAGGCTCAGGATTTAGGAATTTTTTAACTTCTTCAAAAGATACCATATTAGCATTAGCTGCACTTCTTGAGCTGCTTTCAACAATACCTCTTAAATGAGGTATTTTAAATGCAGGATTTTGCATATCAATCTTAGTCGAAGATTCTACTAATATATAACCTTTCAAAGATTCAGGTACGAGAATAGCTCCTAAACCAATACCACTGTCTTTTGATTTTCTAGCTAACATCCTAGCCACATTTCTCTCTTGACCTGTTGCTGTCTTAAGAGCATATATGGAATTTTTATGATCTTCCATTTTAAAATACACCTATACAAATTAAAATTTCGTCTATTTATCTATTAAGATTAAAGATAAAATTAATATAAATAATACAATATTAA
This genomic interval carries:
- a CDS encoding 50S ribosomal protein L1; amino-acid sequence: MTQEIMEAVKKAKDESKPRNFTQSIDVIINIKDLDVKKPENRFDEEVALPNGRGKDVKIGFIADGELAVQAKNAGIDLVVTKADLEEYGKDRKQAKKVANAHDFFVAQADMMPLVGRFLGPVLGPRKKMPKPVPANAKAEPLIQRLQSTVKIGVKDQPSIQTLVGTQDMSDEQIAENIEAILTVLDRNLEKGRNQVKSMFVKTTMGSVVRVI
- a CDS encoding 50S ribosomal protein L11, producing the protein MAKDTVEILIEGGSATPGPPLGPAIGPFGINMMQVVEEINKKSADFEGMKVPVKVIIDSDTKDFEIEIGTPPTTALIMDELKLEKASQDPGLDKVADLSVEQALKIARMKFDTILANDYKHGAKEVMGTCVSMGITVDGKDPREAQKAVDAGEYDSILAE
- the alaS gene encoding alanine--tRNA ligase yields the protein MTEIFKELGFTKQKCETCGNEFWSIPERSTCGDAPCDEYEFIGNPATEKGYDLFEIQKSFREFFEKNGHTQVSRYPVLAKRWRDDVFLVGASIYDFQPWVTSGLVEPPANPLVIAQPSIRLNDVDNVGRTGRHMTCFTMGAHHAFNSLDNKIYWKDNTVKLCHDFIASIGIDPAEITFIESWWEGGGNAGPCYEVCVRGVELATLVFMQYKILPNGDKEEIPIKTVDTGYGLERFAWISQGTPTAYDACFTPVIDKLKSITNIDVDENILAENAQIAGMMDIETFADIRSLREKVANKLNISIDELLKSTEPMEAIYVIADHTRCLAFMLADGIIPSNVKEGYLARLVLRRTIRFMKELEMKESLSYIMEIQLDFLSKFYPEIKDSHDHIMNIISLEEERYAKTIDKGNRIVKRTIKNLKKQNKDLMPVETLIDLYDAHGMPPETVKEIAESIYDENEFKVNIPDNFFTLVANQHSEEGIISGSELKLDYPPTDLLFYDDFHISNFEAEILDIVEKNYNKNYNNEDKKENNQEDNQEDNKEDNSSNIDKKNQFSIILDQTAFYPEGGGQPSDIGYLTIKGKKIEVIHAEKIGDVVLHNVLVDEDIDYFKNDLDIIGEKINGKIDWERRISLARNHTATHLIIAAAKKVLGNHIWQAGAQKGLKRSRLDLSHYKRITQDEINEIEKIANDLVMDNIILDINWMNRDEAEKKYGFTLYQGGVVPGSLIRVINIPNVDVQACAGTHVPQTGEIGLIKINKTERVQDGVERIDFSAGMAAVESMQSNDEFLRNSSDVFKVTSKQLPKTCERFFTEWKSYKNELNKLKSEIANLKINSLEDNLEEFNGLRILKQVIDGDIKELQKISTDFTDNNKADVVIIGNNNGKIVGAASKIAIDKNININEIIKESAVILGGGGGGRPTLAQGAGPKTDKITEAVDFAIEIIKNI
- a CDS encoding 50S ribosomal protein L10, coding for MAHVAEWKKEEVKELKGLIDSYEVIGIVNLLNIPARQLQKMRQSLKGKAIIRMSKKNLIDLAFKDCNDKKENIIGLSNYMDGQPAIVFTDMNPFKLFKILEDSKTSAPAKEGNIPDSDIVVPEGDTGFEPGPLLGELQQVGIPAKIDKGKIIVSKDHVVVEAGEVVSKQVASMLTRLDIQPMEVGIDLQAAYEEESVYTSDLLTIDEEKTLADVQSAFSQAFNLSVNAGIPTKETIVAIIQNANSKSVNLAMNASILTSETTEPLIALANAKMLSLASAIADEEGALDEELIEKLSNVSVAAAVVEETNQADDEDEDEEEEKEEEAEEEEAAAGLGALFG
- the rpl12p gene encoding 50S ribosomal protein P1; the encoded protein is MEYIYAAMILHSADKDINEENVKSIIEAAGIEADDARVKALIAALEDVDIEEAIATTAMAAAPAAATEAAPAAEEEAEEEEEEEEEEAAEEEAAAGLGALFG
- a CDS encoding transcription elongation factor Spt5: MEDHKNSIYALKTATGQERNVARMLARKSKDSGIGLGAILVPESLKGYILVESSTKIDMQNPAFKIPHLRGIVESSSRSAANANMVSFEEVKKFLNPEPIISSIQKGSIVELISGPFKGERAKVVRIDESREEVVLELIEAAVPIPVTVKGDQIRIIQKEAD